The DNA region ATCCTACTTATAAGCTTCCAATAATTCCTTTACTTCAGTATATGATGGATATCTTCCTTCTAACTTTATTTCACCATTTATCATTATAGCAGGTAATTGAGTAACTCCTAACATGACTATTTGAGTTA from Caloranaerobacter ferrireducens includes:
- a CDS encoding thioredoxin family protein, whose product is MSKLAPIVDAVLKELNIDCKIEIISNLTQIVMLGVTQLPAIMINGEIKLEGRYPSYTEVKELLEAYK